One window from the genome of Cyclobacterium amurskyense encodes:
- a CDS encoding zinc metalloprotease, whose protein sequence is MKRFYFKTLVFTCMTLCFYSCVETTPENKVDLYSGVGAARWDVGKSANFLLSDELFTALELELVYMEGYKPTVKMVESMISFLGKYAFKPEGITVIEKEIPAMDKGEYTTEEIAKIEEDYRQHYNAGKTLSVFLLVVDGDFKKNDESTFTIGAAYRNTSIVLFGNRIEENSGGFIKPSKETLETTVALHELGHLMGLVNVGTDMVVPHEDQENENHCDNEDCLMYWAIETKSIFNYMRQTVPTLDDNCEMDLRGNGGR, encoded by the coding sequence ATGAAAAGATTTTATTTTAAAACATTGGTTTTCACATGCATGACTTTATGCTTTTACTCTTGCGTGGAAACTACACCCGAAAACAAAGTAGATTTGTACTCAGGTGTTGGGGCAGCAAGGTGGGATGTAGGTAAATCCGCTAATTTTTTATTGTCCGACGAACTATTTACAGCCTTGGAATTGGAATTGGTTTATATGGAAGGATATAAACCCACTGTAAAAATGGTTGAATCCATGATTTCATTTTTAGGAAAATACGCCTTCAAACCTGAAGGTATTACGGTCATTGAGAAAGAAATTCCAGCCATGGACAAAGGCGAATACACTACAGAAGAGATAGCTAAAATTGAAGAGGATTACCGTCAACATTACAATGCAGGGAAAACGCTGTCTGTTTTTTTGTTGGTGGTGGATGGAGATTTTAAGAAGAATGATGAAAGCACTTTTACAATAGGGGCCGCTTATAGAAATACAAGTATAGTGTTGTTTGGAAATCGAATTGAAGAGAATTCAGGTGGATTTATTAAACCCAGTAAAGAAACTTTAGAAACCACAGTAGCCTTGCACGAATTGGGACACCTTATGGGGTTAGTAAATGTAGGTACGGATATGGTGGTCCCACATGAGGACCAGGAAAATGAAAATCACTGTGACAATGAGGATTGTTTAATGTACTGGGCAATTGAAACCAAAAGCATATTTAATTACATGCGTCAAACTGTCCCTACATTGGATGATAATTGCGAAATGGATCTTAGAGGGAATGGAGGTAGGTGA
- a CDS encoding DUF4834 family protein, with protein MILKIIIFFIALGWVFSSLFKFFLNSKLKKFADQVKEAQREETKKRNQPKDGNVNVDFVPKDSKKRSGTITGGDYIDYEEVKD; from the coding sequence ATGATTTTAAAAATAATTATATTCTTTATTGCACTAGGCTGGGTCTTCTCTAGTTTGTTTAAGTTTTTTCTAAACAGTAAACTTAAAAAATTTGCAGACCAGGTTAAGGAAGCACAAAGGGAAGAAACAAAAAAAAGAAACCAACCTAAGGACGGTAATGTAAATGTTGATTTTGTCCCCAAAGACAGCAAAAAAAGGTCTGGCACCATCACTGGTGGAGATTATATCGATTACGAAGAAGTAAAGGACTAA